A stretch of Schaalia odontolytica DNA encodes these proteins:
- a CDS encoding SLC13 family permease, with translation MSTRPADFAKKKQAISPVKVFGAVAALACIVTCLFVQLPGLDVAGTRMFGIFLAAILLWVTEAVPLAGTAVLVIFLEVLFISDHALLSVGEGAPAYTKFFGALANPVIILFLGGFMVADGAAKYKLDRALSAVLLKPFMGKPRLTVMGVMLITAIMSMFMSNTATTATMFAVMMPVIMALPEGKARTGIALSIPVAANVGGMGTPVGTPPNAIALGALENAGVKVTFLQWMLAAVPLMLILLALSWAFIAWRYIPTDAKFDIDTSARFEKSRSAIIFYSVAGLTILLWMTESLHHISANVVGFLPVVVLLMTKVMSGDDLRALDWPVLWLVAGGIALGSGVAATGLDKWMLGSIQWASIPGILLIFVLALVGWVTSNVISHSASANLLIPMGMGLATTVSTSAAEIAIVIALGCSLGMCLPISTPPNAIAYSTGTTPTREMAIVGIVVGVVGIILLAFIAPLTWGFIGVM, from the coding sequence ATGTCCACGCGACCGGCAGATTTTGCCAAGAAAAAGCAGGCGATCAGCCCGGTCAAGGTATTCGGCGCCGTAGCGGCGCTGGCGTGTATCGTGACCTGCCTGTTCGTGCAGCTACCCGGCCTGGATGTGGCCGGCACGCGCATGTTCGGCATCTTCCTGGCGGCGATTCTGCTGTGGGTGACGGAGGCGGTGCCGCTCGCGGGCACGGCGGTCCTCGTCATTTTCCTGGAGGTCCTGTTCATTTCGGACCACGCGCTGCTGAGCGTGGGTGAGGGCGCCCCGGCATACACGAAGTTCTTCGGTGCCCTGGCTAACCCGGTTATCATCCTGTTCCTGGGCGGCTTCATGGTGGCCGATGGCGCCGCCAAGTACAAGCTGGACCGTGCCCTGTCGGCCGTGCTCCTCAAGCCATTCATGGGCAAGCCGCGCCTGACCGTCATGGGCGTCATGCTGATCACCGCGATCATGAGTATGTTCATGTCGAACACGGCGACCACGGCGACGATGTTCGCCGTCATGATGCCCGTCATCATGGCCCTGCCCGAGGGCAAGGCACGCACCGGCATCGCCCTGTCGATCCCGGTCGCCGCGAACGTCGGCGGCATGGGCACGCCGGTCGGCACGCCCCCGAACGCGATCGCTCTGGGCGCCCTGGAGAACGCGGGTGTGAAGGTGACCTTCCTGCAGTGGATGCTCGCGGCTGTCCCGCTCATGCTGATCCTCCTGGCGCTGTCGTGGGCGTTCATCGCGTGGCGTTACATCCCCACCGACGCCAAGTTTGATATCGACACGTCGGCGCGCTTCGAGAAGTCGCGCAGCGCGATCATCTTCTACTCGGTCGCTGGCCTGACGATCCTCCTGTGGATGACGGAGTCCCTGCACCACATTTCCGCTAACGTCGTCGGCTTCCTGCCGGTCGTGGTCCTCCTGATGACGAAGGTGATGAGCGGGGATGACCTGCGCGCCCTGGACTGGCCGGTCCTGTGGCTGGTCGCGGGCGGTATTGCGTTGGGCTCGGGCGTGGCCGCTACGGGCCTCGACAAGTGGATGCTCGGATCGATCCAGTGGGCCTCGATCCCCGGCATCCTCCTGATCTTCGTGCTGGCCCTCGTGGGCTGGGTGACCTCGAACGTCATTTCGCACTCCGCGTCCGCGAACCTCCTGATCCCCATGGGCATGGGCCTGGCGACGACGGTCTCCACGAGCGCCGCCGAAATCGCCATCGTCATCGCCCTGGGCTGCTCGCTCGGCATGTGCCTGCCGATCTCGACTCCGCCGAACGCGATCGCGTACTCGACGGGCACGACTCCCACCCGCGAGATGGCGATCGTCGGCATCGTCGTGGGCGTCGTGGGCATCATCCTCCTGGCGTTCATCGCGCCGCTGACCTGGGGATTCATCGGGGTGATGTGA
- a CDS encoding sensor histidine kinase has translation MVGSGAVRPRPGLAHGWTQGPAAEDASVLARTDVRSGGHRAGYPIHMLVVGDDSRSIAAPVTRDLAHAFPGLCLDRIDGIEDLAGYEASLKPGDHVLMGLVTSEVDDIDALIDRARTFPAMQRMQWVVVTDKSEHRDLARCMQSCALASVLKSPWTVPLLSGQAYSTMVRYLQGCGYSDRQIRSLIADPPPFAVQGPLLEGLDRDEHAVVMELLAGVERVLGQRPRLIVPEGTQLVTQGEPVGAVYLVLDGQVSLNRDSPQGEVLAHLASSGPLIGLVSLARAEDAFFTGETATEATLVRLTTEQLQIVISEDPSIGATLTALAIRSLTRRLMRAEDLHLQNAMLAEDLEAQKEALAATLEDLRATRAELVERARFAMLGELSAGIAHELNNPVTALVRAAKHLHEDVDAALAAPATASSREAMARALTAPPRSTSVERALMKELLPVVGDRTLARRLVRAGVQGADGARALAQIPGGIDAYEAGARLGGSLRSVLAAGDRVIELTQSLKGYARPDAEDLKPVDVREGIDDVLRLTAHRVRGIRIDCDYEDVPPVCAHPAKLQQVWTNLIINAAEAIEDENADLVAAAEASGGVPELPARGEAEALIRITVRPTPEGVSVTIHDNGPGIDPGIVDKIMEPHFTTKAGRVRFGLGMGMSIVRSIIADHGGTLTIDSHPGSTIMRISMPAQPHEEES, from the coding sequence ATGGTCGGGTCGGGGGCGGTGCGCCCCCGGCCGGGGCTGGCCCACGGGTGGACGCAGGGGCCGGCGGCGGAGGACGCATCGGTGCTGGCCCGCACGGACGTGCGAAGCGGCGGGCACCGAGCCGGCTACCCGATTCACATGCTGGTCGTGGGCGACGACTCGCGCTCGATTGCCGCGCCCGTGACGAGGGATCTGGCGCATGCTTTCCCGGGCCTGTGTCTGGACCGTATCGATGGGATCGAGGACCTGGCCGGCTACGAGGCCAGCCTGAAGCCGGGCGACCACGTGCTGATGGGCCTGGTGACCTCCGAGGTCGATGACATCGATGCGCTCATTGACCGGGCGAGGACCTTCCCGGCGATGCAGCGCATGCAGTGGGTGGTGGTGACGGATAAGTCCGAGCATCGCGACCTGGCTCGGTGCATGCAGTCCTGCGCGCTCGCGTCTGTCTTGAAGTCCCCGTGGACGGTGCCGCTGCTGTCGGGTCAGGCGTATTCGACGATGGTGCGCTACCTGCAGGGGTGCGGCTATTCGGATAGGCAGATCCGCTCGCTCATCGCCGATCCGCCGCCTTTCGCCGTGCAGGGTCCGCTCTTGGAGGGCCTGGACCGCGACGAGCACGCGGTCGTCATGGAGCTCCTCGCCGGCGTCGAGCGCGTGCTCGGCCAGAGGCCTCGGCTGATTGTCCCCGAGGGGACGCAGCTGGTGACCCAGGGCGAGCCGGTGGGCGCCGTCTACCTGGTGCTCGACGGTCAAGTGTCGCTGAACAGGGATTCCCCGCAGGGCGAGGTCTTGGCGCACCTGGCGTCGTCGGGACCGCTCATCGGCCTCGTGTCGCTGGCCCGCGCGGAGGACGCGTTTTTCACGGGCGAGACGGCGACCGAGGCGACGCTGGTGCGCCTGACGACCGAGCAGCTCCAGATCGTCATCTCTGAGGACCCGTCGATCGGCGCGACCCTGACGGCGCTTGCGATCCGCTCGCTGACGCGCCGCCTCATGCGCGCCGAGGACCTTCACCTGCAAAACGCGATGCTCGCCGAGGACCTCGAGGCCCAGAAGGAGGCCCTGGCCGCCACTCTTGAGGACCTGCGCGCCACCCGCGCCGAGCTGGTCGAACGCGCGCGCTTCGCGATGCTTGGCGAGCTGAGCGCCGGTATCGCCCACGAGCTCAACAACCCGGTGACCGCCCTCGTGCGTGCCGCCAAGCATCTGCACGAGGATGTCGATGCGGCGCTCGCGGCACCGGCCACGGCCTCGTCGAGGGAGGCGATGGCCCGCGCCCTCACCGCGCCCCCGCGCTCCACGTCGGTTGAGCGCGCCCTCATGAAGGAGCTCCTGCCCGTCGTCGGTGACCGCACGCTCGCGCGGCGCCTTGTGCGCGCGGGGGTCCAGGGGGCGGACGGCGCGCGTGCGCTCGCGCAGATCCCGGGCGGTATCGACGCGTACGAGGCCGGGGCGCGCCTGGGCGGATCCCTGCGTTCGGTGCTCGCCGCGGGCGACCGCGTCATTGAGCTGACCCAGTCCCTGAAGGGCTACGCGCGCCCGGATGCCGAGGACCTCAAGCCCGTGGACGTGCGCGAGGGCATCGACGACGTCCTGCGCCTGACCGCCCACAGGGTGCGCGGTATCCGCATCGACTGCGACTACGAGGACGTGCCGCCCGTGTGTGCGCACCCGGCTAAGTTGCAGCAGGTGTGGACGAACCTCATCATCAACGCGGCCGAGGCCATCGAGGACGAGAACGCCGACCTGGTCGCGGCAGCCGAGGCCTCGGGCGGCGTGCCTGAGCTGCCCGCCCGCGGCGAGGCCGAGGCCCTCATCCGCATCACCGTGCGTCCCACGCCCGAGGGCGTGAGCGTCACTATCCACGACAACGGCCCGGGCATCGACCCGGGAATCGTCGACAAGATTATGGAGCCCCACTTCACCACCAAGGCGGGGCGCGTCCGATTCGGCCTGGGCATGGGCATGTCCATCGTCCGAAGCATCATTGCCGATCATGGGGGCACCCTCACGATCGATTCTCACCCGGGATCCACGATCATGCGGATCTCGATGCCCGCCCAACCACACGAGGAGGAATCATGA
- a CDS encoding response regulator yields the protein MTLTILSLEDEADVRDALERDLEQFWDKIRLEVAEDVDDAWAVIDEIVEDGDELALVLSDHRLPGKSGVDFLVELMKDERFGATRTVLVTGQADQSDTIRAVNQAGLDYYIGKPWNPEELRTVVRDQLTEYVLETDVDPLPYVSVLDGVRVMEAIR from the coding sequence ATGACCCTGACAATCCTGTCCCTTGAGGACGAAGCAGACGTGCGCGACGCACTCGAGCGCGATCTTGAACAGTTCTGGGACAAGATCCGGCTCGAAGTCGCCGAGGACGTTGACGACGCGTGGGCCGTCATCGACGAGATCGTCGAGGACGGGGACGAGCTCGCGCTGGTGCTGTCCGACCATCGCCTGCCCGGAAAGTCGGGCGTGGATTTCCTCGTGGAGCTCATGAAGGACGAGCGCTTCGGCGCGACCCGCACGGTCCTGGTCACCGGGCAGGCCGACCAGTCTGACACGATCCGCGCGGTCAACCAGGCGGGCCTGGACTACTACATCGGCAAGCCCTGGAACCCCGAGGAGCTGCGCACGGTCGTACGCGACCAGCTCACCGAGTATGTCCTGGAGACCGACGTGGACCCCCTGCCCTACGTGAGCGTGCTCGACGGCGTGCGCGTCATGGAGGCAATTCGCTAA
- a CDS encoding alpha/beta fold hydrolase, which translates to MKQIEPFGPFALAANVTPVAVPSPAGELSGLLTGPSAPALVDGTPAISAVSAPGGAGENRALLVPGYTGSKEDYSTVLPFLGEAGWDVLAYSQRGQGGSAAPAGLGAYGMSDFVGDLIAVAEAWAGTTGRVHLVGHSFGGIVARAAVVKRPDLFASVTLFCSGRAVYDWMNTLPILDPLPTGPGARQQVLRTYFPDMNFDEPGVGWAEFQRIRALDTASENLVGIARILSQLRPDTPALAATGVPVHVLYGDQDEIWPPSWYAEEAADLGARESIIRGGTHSPQLQFPQQWAELASSYWADVESGALVWSM; encoded by the coding sequence GTGAAACAGATAGAGCCTTTCGGTCCTTTTGCGCTGGCAGCAAACGTCACCCCCGTCGCCGTCCCCTCCCCGGCCGGCGAGCTCAGTGGCCTGCTGACCGGCCCGAGCGCCCCCGCCCTCGTCGATGGCACGCCTGCGATCTCGGCGGTGTCGGCCCCGGGTGGCGCGGGGGAGAACCGCGCGCTCCTCGTCCCCGGCTACACGGGATCCAAGGAAGACTACTCGACCGTCCTGCCGTTCCTCGGGGAGGCGGGATGGGACGTCCTCGCGTACTCGCAACGAGGCCAGGGCGGGTCCGCCGCGCCCGCCGGCCTGGGCGCGTATGGGATGAGCGACTTTGTCGGTGACCTCATCGCCGTCGCCGAGGCCTGGGCCGGGACCACGGGTCGCGTGCACCTCGTGGGCCACTCCTTCGGCGGCATCGTCGCGCGCGCGGCCGTCGTCAAGCGCCCCGACCTCTTCGCCTCCGTCACCCTGTTCTGCTCGGGCCGGGCTGTCTACGACTGGATGAACACCCTGCCGATTCTCGACCCCCTGCCCACGGGCCCCGGCGCGCGCCAGCAGGTGCTGCGCACCTACTTCCCGGACATGAACTTTGACGAACCCGGCGTCGGATGGGCAGAATTTCAACGTATTCGCGCGCTGGACACGGCCTCGGAAAACCTGGTGGGCATCGCCCGCATCCTCTCCCAGCTGCGCCCCGACACCCCGGCGCTCGCGGCCACGGGCGTGCCCGTGCATGTGCTGTACGGGGACCAGGACGAGATCTGGCCGCCCTCGTGGTACGCCGAGGAGGCCGCCGACCTGGGGGCCCGCGAGAGCATCATTCGAGGGGGCACGCACAGCCCGCAGTTGCAGTTCCCGCAGCAGTGGGCGGAGTTAGCCAGCTCCTACTGGGCGGACGTGGAGTCGGGGGCGCTGGTCTGGTCCATGTGA
- a CDS encoding amino acid ABC transporter ATP-binding protein, which produces MSVPTMNEASPASDNTTPVLRAVGVVKRFGDNVVLRGLDLDVAAHEVVVLLGASGSGKSTLLRCANLLERVDDGQIFLAGEDITDPRANADQIRARIGVVFQHYNLFPHMSVLDNVTLAARKVHGWKKERAHERGMELLDRIGLKDKAKEYPDRLSGGQQQRVAIARALATNPELLLLDEITAALDPVLVGEVLDLVREIKEQGSTILMATHEISFARQAADRVVFLRNGQIVEQGPPEQVIDNPREQATRDFLARILH; this is translated from the coding sequence ATGTCGGTCCCCACGATGAACGAGGCCTCCCCCGCCTCGGACAACACCACCCCGGTTCTGCGCGCCGTCGGCGTCGTCAAGCGCTTCGGCGACAACGTCGTCCTGCGCGGCCTGGACCTGGACGTCGCAGCGCACGAGGTCGTGGTCCTTCTGGGCGCTTCGGGCTCGGGTAAGTCGACGCTGCTGCGCTGCGCGAACCTGCTGGAGCGGGTCGACGACGGCCAGATCTTCCTGGCTGGCGAGGACATCACGGACCCGCGCGCGAACGCGGATCAGATCCGCGCGCGCATTGGCGTCGTGTTCCAGCACTACAACCTGTTCCCGCACATGTCGGTGCTGGACAACGTGACGCTCGCGGCCCGCAAGGTGCACGGCTGGAAGAAGGAACGCGCGCACGAGCGCGGCATGGAGCTGCTGGACCGCATCGGCTTGAAGGACAAGGCGAAGGAGTACCCGGATCGCCTCTCGGGCGGCCAGCAGCAGCGCGTCGCCATCGCACGCGCGCTCGCCACGAACCCGGAGCTGCTCCTCCTGGACGAGATCACGGCGGCACTGGACCCGGTCCTCGTCGGCGAGGTCCTGGACCTTGTGCGTGAGATCAAGGAGCAGGGCTCGACCATCCTCATGGCGACGCACGAGATCAGCTTCGCCCGCCAGGCGGCAGACCGCGTCGTGTTCCTGCGAAACGGACAGATCGTCGAACAGGGCCCGCCCGAGCAGGTCATCGATAACCCGCGCGAGCAAGCCACCAGGGACTTCCTGGCGCGCATTCTGCACTAA